The sequence ataatttgtaAGTTATTATGTTAACTCAAATATTATTTAGTGTGTAACTAACAACAACGGCTGCggattccaaaaaaaaaaaacacataaattttAGTTTCTCCTAAAAATGttccttaaaaaataaatttaattaaagacAATGTTTTAAAAACCAGACAGACCTTCGACTGCGAACATTTATTTGGTCTAGAAGTCTAAAACATGCTCAAAAACCTTTTGACTGCTTAGATCGGTCAGACCGATTCAAGGTGAATCGATTTGGTTTGAAACATGCTCAGAAACCTTTTGACCGCTCAAATCGGTCAAATCAGTTCAAGGTGAATCGGTCAAGAACGGTCCGACCGGTTCacctattttttaattattgtttaaatagtttaaatttttttatagtttgatttttttttcataaatttcttagaaaaaaaatttatttcccctttaaattttaaaatttttatttttgggttatatatatatatatgattatttagttttgaattttgttaagatattattttaatattatttgagcttattttttgattatttttttaatatatatatattgcttatatgtatttttttaatatatatatattgcttaTATGTATATTGCTGTTTAGATTTTAGACTTTGTtaaatgtgtatatatatatacatattatatatatataattaaagtttttaaaatttaaaacatatcaattactatattatattattattattttatataatataacaatatttcGAACCGATCGTCCGATCAAATCGATtggataaatttttaaaaaagttacCAATTTGCCTATCCGAATATAAAAAACACTGATTAAGGCTGTTAGTTTAATTGTGTAAACACTCGCACGATGCGGGCAGAGACTTTAAAATTATGAGGAAAACGTTTGCTAAATTATTTGAGGGTTGACACCGACGACTTTGTCTTTTAATTAACCACGACTTCTAGGCTTTGATGATAGGTTTGCTTCCCAACGAAGCATTTTCCAACTATAAAAATCTACAAccatcaatttttttatatttttttaaaaaatatatgtttaactttaatattaattttttattgtatGTATTTTTCTTTAACTCAACTTTCATTACacgaataatattaaaaaaaaaaaattatattccaTAAactaacatatataatattcaCCAAAAACTCCTCgatgttaatttattttcagaAAGAAAAAATCAAAAGCATCGTTActcttgtaaaaaaaaaaatgtcattttcaaaaaaaatattatatagtaAGATTATATTTTGCTGATAAATATCTTCTAAAACGAAAAGGAAAAACCGCCTATAGCTGATATTTTTTCCTATGGAAACAATTAGCTCCGTACAATGTTTGTAACTAATTGATATGTATATGGTCGGGCCCCATATTACATGTGAATAAAGGATAGATACGACAATAGTTTCTTTCAGGACCTTGTCGGTTTTTACAAGTGATCGGCCACTTATAACGCCAGATCTAGCTATAGTTCATCGGACGAGTTTCTCCCACAAGGTCAAGTCAAATCTTTATGCATTAGAAGTTGATTTTCGTTTAACTTTTATCTTCTTCAAATATCTTATCGTTATTGTCGTGTATCAGGGCTAATGTTGCAACATGCACACAGttttacataaaaaaaacattgataGAAGAATTCGAACTCATGACCATTGAAAACTCGCATGTTCGACTAGTTCAAACACCTTGAACTGCTCAACATATTGAATTTCTTTATATGTTGTATGCATACTTGGATATGATTGGTTCGAAGGTTTAAAATCGGTACTCTTGTGCACATATCGTGCATATACGAATTcaattctttttattattttttgtgttaaatattttttaggtaaaaataatattttaggattattttaaaattagtaGCTCTGTAGAAGATTTTTGTTACGTTTTTTGATAACTTATATGAAAATTGTGTAAGAAGGAcaatttcttattatttttaggatcgATGTTGTTTTAAcacaattaattaatgatatttTCGAATTTTAGAATCATgggtgatatatatatatatatatatatatatatatatataatatatatatatatatagattataaATAAATTCCATCAAATGATAGATACGTAGCACATTGGGCCACGGCCGTGGAACAAGAAACCTTCGATGTTATCCGAATCCTTGAGTTGTATTTCCCGAAAGGAAGAGTGCAAAATTTCAACAAAAGAAGTAAAATGGCGTGTGAACTTTACAAAGCTAAAATCGTGTTTCGATAATTATACTAttactttttctttttctttttttgaaaatattatacaactacTTTTATGATGGCTTGTCACCCAACATTTTGCAggggaaattattttttttgggccCGTAATTTGCAggttttctaattttattttttatatcatgttataggttaattttttgttttagtctattaatttggtttttttattattttattttattttttttatcgaaTTTTGGTTCAGAAAGATCCCATAATTTATCCCAACAAATCCATGTATTGGGCTCGTTTGCTAAGCTTAATTTGTCCAATCCAGTGGAATTTTCatttaactaaaaaaaaaactataaacGATAAAACTATATAAAAATAAGAACAGAATATGGATACATATTAGAAAATACAAATAGCAACCCACGTCCAAATCTAAGTTGAGCCCACGAGCCCATTAATATATATGTGAACATTCGTGGGTCTATTTTCTCCTTGGTGGTAGGGGACCAAAACATGATACAAAGTACAAATAATGGCCCGGCCCCCTAGAAGAAGATTACAAGCCAGAGGAAAACGGCCCCTCCACCAATAACCAAACTCCCCACCGCCTTCTGCACATTCAACGTGAGCTTCTCCGCCCCATTCTGCAAAccaatatcaattaatatattgTTCGTAACTTTTGTTTTTCATAGCTAAGGTTGACTCGATCCTATCTTCGGAGCAATGCCGTAGGAGTATATCCGATTTCATACAATAAATATCATCTAATTTTTCATGTGACATTTTGTATTGTATTGAATAACCTGAAAAATCATCTATGACCGTCAAATTAGCCATGTTAATACGATTTTGTGAGACGATCTCACGAACTTTTATACGTGAGACGTGTCATTTCAACCCATATTTACaataagaaataatatttttgacataataaGTTATATTTGTTATGGGTAACCTAAATAAGATATTTGTCTCATAAAATTAACCTATGTGATCATCTCACAAGAGTTTTTGGCTAATACCCGAGGCTAGCTGGGATATGATAAATCCATAGATAACTTGATCTAATCATTAATTGTTAAACCTCGTGTATTACGCCGGAAATCTAGCTAAAATTTATCAGGTGATAGGATAATCTCTCACGTTTCAGATTCGAGAGGAGGGTGAAATTATTGTTGCGTCCTAAGCTAAGAATCAAGAAAAATGCTAGATGCACAAAGAGAGTTACAAATTGCAtgtgaaattataaaattatccatACACttaatttggaaaaaatatttcaaaaatgcgttaggtagtgtttgggagagctttcaAAAAAACACAATTCtcagtttttttttaacaaaattttaaaattttgtaaatgCTTTgtaaaagctctctcaaacactattttaggataattttgtaatttaaaatataatttataatctAATGTATAAGCCTAATTGTACATTTATGTAGCATGATCCAAGTTAATGGCTTAAAAGTTAAAAACCCAAGGCATTTATTTTGTGAAAAGTTTAGGAGttttaattctttattttttcttCAATTGAAATTACTTATTGGTCTTCATGATTCTACCAATGTCAGAAAACTTTACTGTGCTGTCAGTGTCCTAGGTTTCGCATGCATGAGGACAGATTGAATTGAGGTTTGCGTAAAACGCGGCCAAAAAGCAAGAATCTTTTGCCATGTTTGTCAAATATTCATTCAATTCTACTTCGCGACAACCTAAATGCTCCCGTAAGAACAATGACGCTCAGGAAATACATCCAAAGATCACCGCCATCCGCCATTAATGGAGGCTAGCTTGATCAAATAAAAAGGAGTTGCGGCGGAGAACGGTACTAGAATCCGGATCGTGCAGGAAATTAATCTTTCTACTTTCACGATTTACAAGTTAGTGGTCAAAGCATCAATCTTTATCTGATTATATTCAATGAAGCTAGGATTTGGCAGGGAACGAAAAGATACGAACACACGTACGAAAACCCAATGCGTACCTGATCATCGGCGGAATCAGGAGAAATGAAGTCCGAGTTTGGCCCAGGAGATTCAGTCGGCGGCGCTGGTGGGCTGAGCGGCTTATAAGGAGATGGAGCTGGACCTGGAGCTGGAGATGGAGCAAGCACCTTCTTGCCCTTCCCTTTCCTATGAGCTCGCGCCTTCCTCGGGGGCTTGGTTTTCGCTGGAGCCGGAACTAGAGACCCCGAGGGGGTGGCTGCTTCAGGCGCTGCAGATTGTGGGGACTCTACTGGAGAAATAGCTGTCGGGGAACTTACTGGTGCAGAAACAGACGGCGAGCTTATCGGAGCCGGGCTAGGAGAAAAACTCACAGGAAATGAAAGTGGAGCCGAAGCTGCGGGAGGCATCGAAACTGAGGATGCCACTGTCATAGGTGACGTGGCAGGTGGAGTGGAAATGAAACTGCCTCCGTCAGGAGCGTTGGCGGGTGGAGGACTTGAAAATACTGGAGAAGCCTCAGGCGGACTGGAAATGAAATTGTGTCCGCTAGGAGAATCGGCCGGTGGATCAAGACTCGATTCCGGAGCCGGAGGAGTCGAGAACGGAGAAGCCGCGGTGATCGGTGTCGCAGTAGGTGGCCAGGAAATAAAATTGGCTACTTTAGGCGCATCGGCGGCAGGTGCGGCTGCCGGAGACTGAGCCCCGACAGTAGCCAATGCGATGCAGATGATGAATGCGAGTGGAAATCCCTTGATGCGTTGCATGGTCCTGGAATCTATGGAAACAAGAGAAAATGTAGACAAACATGCAGATGACAGGAAAGCGAATGGAAAGATTGAAATAAATAAACctaaaagtttttatttttatttttttatactaaattgAAATAATTATGGAGGTGATTCAATAAATAGTTGGAGGAAAGAAGGAAGGTGGACATTTGTTCCGGCCATGCAAGAGCAGACAAAGTAATGTGGCGATTAACTAAACACACCGGGCTGGGCCCGAATTCTTGCGTTTCGATTTGGAGTCGCCACGTCACTGACGCCTCTTAGAAAATAGAAATGTTGCTAATTattagacataaaaatatttattattattatttgcgcGACATATGAATTAGAGAATACTGTTCCTACATATGTATAATTGTCTCCCTTAATCGTCCAAATTACATTGTTCATATTGTTCTCTTGGGTGATTCTAATAACTTCTCTTCTCAGATATCACTAATAGACTTCAGGATTAAAGACTTACAGAATCTCTAACCCGTCTCTAATTAAAAATAAAGATGGATACGTCGATAATTAATATCTTGGTCGCTAAGGGCATCTCTAATGCCAATCTCTATTTTGGAGTACTCTATTTTCCAAAATACTACTATTCAATTCTCTATTTCAAAAATCTTCTCCAACCCATATTctctatttttaataaaatgttatattttattattttttaactccaaattaattaatataagaaaaataattattatataaataaactaaattaaatacgactcgattatttaaaaaataataatacatttattttacatcaaattgcaaattattattattattattattattattattat comes from Henckelia pumila isolate YLH828 chromosome 4, ASM3356847v2, whole genome shotgun sequence and encodes:
- the LOC140894427 gene encoding uncharacterized protein; amino-acid sequence: MQRIKGFPLAFIICIALATVGAQSPAAAPAADAPKVANFISWPPTATPITAASPFSTPPAPESSLDPPADSPSGHNFISSPPEASPVFSSPPPANAPDGGSFISTPPATSPMTVASSVSMPPAASAPLSFPVSFSPSPAPISSPSVSAPVSSPTAISPVESPQSAAPEAATPSGSLVPAPAKTKPPRKARAHRKGKGKKVLAPSPAPGPAPSPYKPLSPPAPPTESPGPNSDFISPDSADDQNGAEKLTLNVQKAVGSLVIGGGAVFLWLVIFF